A region of the Burkholderia pyrrocinia genome:
CGACCGATGCACCGGCCCGACGGATGGAGATGCGCACGCAGGCCGCTGCCTTCGACGATGCGCGTGCGTCGCTGGGCCGGCTCGGCATTCCCGACGCGCTGCCGGCGCTGCACGCCGCGGGGTTGAGCATCAGGCGCAGTGTGGTTGGCGGCACCCATTCGGTGGCGGTCTATCCGCCGATCGACTCGTTGACGCCGGTCGAATCGAGCGCGGTGCTGAACGCCATTTGTTTCGGCGGCGATACCAGTCTTTACGTGCATATCCCGTTTTGCGAGACGCGCTGCACCTTTTGCCATTACACGGTGCAGCACTATGCGGGCAAGGGCAAGGCATCGCAGACCGGCGAGAACGAAGTGGCGCGCTATCTCGACGCGCTCCGGCATGAACTGGCGCTCTGGAGCGCCAGGCTCGCGCAATCGGGCACGGCGCTTTCGTCGATCTACATTGGCGGCGGCACGCCGCTGGTGCTCGAGGAGGAGACGCTGCGCGACCTCATGCGCGCGATCGGCGACGACTACGACATTCTGCCCGGCGCAGAGGTGTGCATCGAGGGCAGCCCGCTCACCATCACGGCCCCCGGCGGCGCGGACAAGCTGCGTTTCCTGAAGGAGCAGGGTGTCACGCGCCTGAGCTTTGGCGTGCAGTCGTTCGACGACGCCGTCCTGAAATACGCGGGGCGCGGCTACAAGCGCGACGTGCCGATTCGCGCCGCGCAGATCGCGAGCGAGATCTTCGACAACTGGAATCTCGATCTCATCCAGGGGCTCTACAAGGGTTCGCCGGCGGAGACCTGGCGGAACCTCCAGACGATCGCGGAACTGCGGCCGGCGCATCTGACCTGGTATCACGGCCGCTTCGCCGACCGGCCGCAGGGCGACTGGTATCGGTCGGAAGACCGGCACGGCGAATTCGAGGACGAGCTCGAGACGCTGCTTGGGCGCATGCTGATCTGGCAGGGCATGGCGGCGCTCGGCTATCACCAGTGCGACGGCAACCGCTTCGTGCGTGCGCAGCACTATACCGATCCGTTCAAGAAGGTCCGCACCTCGGTGTCGCGCGATCTGCTCGGCGTCGGGGCGGCGTCGTATTCGCACGTCGGTGGGAGTCCGGCAGGGTACGGCTGCCGAGGCTACGAGTTCCGCAACGACACGCATATTCGCGCGTATGCCGACCGCGTGCTGTCCGGCGAAATCCCGATCGCCACCGGCCGCGCGATCGACGATGAGGAGTTGCTGGCGATGTCCTACGTCACCGGGTTGCGCAGCGGCCGCGTGGAGGATGCCGGGTTGCACGCGATCGCCGCCGGCA
Encoded here:
- a CDS encoding coproporphyrinogen-III oxidase family protein encodes the protein MRTQAAAFDDARASLGRLGIPDALPALHAAGLSIRRSVVGGTHSVAVYPPIDSLTPVESSAVLNAICFGGDTSLYVHIPFCETRCTFCHYTVQHYAGKGKASQTGENEVARYLDALRHELALWSARLAQSGTALSSIYIGGGTPLVLEEETLRDLMRAIGDDYDILPGAEVCIEGSPLTITAPGGADKLRFLKEQGVTRLSFGVQSFDDAVLKYAGRGYKRDVPIRAAQIASEIFDNWNLDLIQGLYKGSPAETWRNLQTIAELRPAHLTWYHGRFADRPQGDWYRSEDRHGEFEDELETLLGRMLIWQGMAALGYHQCDGNRFVRAQHYTDPFKKVRTSVSRDLLGVGAASYSHVGGSPAGYGCRGYEFRNDTHIRAYADRVLSGEIPIATGRAIDDEELLAMSYVTGLRSGRVEDAGLHAIAAGNPQRSAHYRELAGRLVGLGILEPYADSEGTAGLRLTRLGRLFEDETLALFFSPAVKRTLTAHAKPPVSLVRIAAKPAVDLPMTRA